A window from Sphingopyxis alaskensis RB2256 encodes these proteins:
- a CDS encoding GumC family protein gives MNHIETSRPAPRPLATLAGEESGAGQPQGSLKPILIEYLHIFKRRKWWIASTICSALIIALVVTLLMRPVYTATTQIEINREQKNITNVVGIESEATGRNLEFYQTQYSLMEARSLAERVAKRLRLETNENFWAAHGIDMSDFSDADARSPRPSRGSSERLRITVDTLLDHVVISPTRGSALVDVSYSSYDPEMSAQIANAWANEFIAQSIARKFDSTAEARSFLERRLAELRQRVEDSERALVDFASSRNIVTIGNNENGAGSTAQIRERTLAADSLSSLNSELVKATADRILMESRTRAIGAVRTNDTLSRLREQRAKDASEYAQLMQQFDPGYPVAMALQRRIDELDQSIAREEQRITREAREDYRAAVERENNLKARVVALSNQVLDQRRDAIQYNIYQREADTNRQLYDALLQRYKEIGVAGVSANNIAVIDRAEPPRLPSSPKLLVNLFIALVLGSIAALVLVFLLEQSQEGVSDPSRIPDQLGLPLLGSVPKVEEGVAIVEEIRDPKSNVSEAYFAIKSSLAFSTSHGIPRSIMVVSSQPAEGKSISSLSLATVLARVGKKVILIDVDMRKPSLHKHIGVKRDHGVSNYLAGEDDYRPLIREVMPNLDFIPAGPSVPSAAELLSSDRMADFVRTLEKHYDHVIVDSAPIIGLADAPLLSRTVEAVVVVIEAGRVPVRGINSALSRLRSAGAPLIGVILTKLDKRDSEYGYGYAYSYEYTSRGAETESASG, from the coding sequence ATGAACCACATTGAAACTTCGCGTCCTGCGCCGCGGCCGCTGGCAACCCTTGCAGGGGAGGAGTCCGGAGCCGGCCAGCCGCAAGGCTCGCTCAAGCCCATCCTCATCGAATATCTGCACATTTTCAAACGACGGAAATGGTGGATCGCATCGACAATCTGTAGCGCGCTGATCATCGCGCTTGTCGTCACCTTGCTGATGCGTCCGGTGTATACGGCAACGACTCAGATCGAGATCAACCGGGAGCAAAAGAATATCACCAACGTCGTGGGCATCGAATCCGAAGCGACGGGACGCAATCTGGAGTTTTATCAGACGCAATACTCGTTGATGGAAGCACGTTCGCTGGCCGAGCGCGTTGCCAAGCGGCTGCGCCTTGAGACGAACGAGAATTTCTGGGCCGCTCATGGGATCGATATGTCTGATTTTTCAGACGCCGATGCCCGGTCGCCGCGGCCATCGCGCGGGTCGAGCGAGCGGTTGCGCATCACGGTCGATACGCTGCTTGACCATGTCGTGATCAGCCCGACCAGGGGGTCGGCCCTCGTCGACGTCAGCTATTCGTCCTATGACCCGGAAATGTCGGCGCAGATTGCCAACGCCTGGGCCAATGAGTTCATCGCGCAGAGCATCGCGCGCAAGTTCGATTCGACGGCCGAGGCGCGCAGCTTCCTCGAACGTCGCCTTGCCGAGTTACGTCAGCGTGTCGAGGATTCGGAGCGCGCGCTGGTCGATTTCGCGTCGAGCCGAAACATCGTAACGATCGGAAACAATGAAAATGGCGCAGGCAGCACGGCGCAGATTCGCGAGCGTACGCTCGCGGCCGACAGCCTGAGCTCGCTGAACAGCGAATTGGTGAAAGCGACAGCGGATCGCATCCTGATGGAATCCAGAACCCGCGCAATCGGTGCGGTGCGAACCAATGACACCTTGTCGCGATTGCGTGAACAGCGGGCAAAGGACGCCTCCGAATATGCGCAGCTCATGCAACAGTTCGATCCGGGCTATCCTGTGGCGATGGCGCTGCAACGTCGCATCGACGAACTCGACCAGTCGATTGCGCGGGAGGAGCAGCGCATCACGCGCGAAGCGCGCGAGGATTATCGTGCAGCCGTGGAGCGTGAAAACAATCTGAAAGCGCGGGTCGTAGCGCTGTCGAACCAGGTGCTCGACCAGCGCCGCGACGCGATCCAGTACAATATTTATCAGCGTGAGGCCGATACCAACCGTCAGCTTTATGATGCTCTGCTGCAGCGTTACAAGGAAATCGGGGTCGCGGGCGTTTCGGCGAACAACATCGCGGTGATCGACCGCGCCGAGCCTCCGCGTCTGCCGTCGTCGCCGAAACTGCTGGTCAACCTGTTCATCGCGCTTGTCCTGGGGTCGATTGCGGCGCTGGTGCTGGTGTTCTTACTGGAACAGTCGCAGGAAGGCGTGAGCGACCCGTCGCGCATTCCGGACCAGCTAGGTCTGCCCTTGCTGGGCAGTGTGCCCAAGGTCGAAGAAGGCGTGGCGATCGTCGAAGAGATCCGCGACCCGAAATCAAACGTGTCCGAAGCCTATTTCGCGATCAAGTCGAGTCTGGCCTTCTCGACCTCTCACGGCATTCCGCGGTCGATCATGGTCGTCAGTTCGCAGCCCGCGGAAGGCAAGAGCATATCCTCGCTGTCGCTTGCGACCGTGCTTGCGCGGGTGGGCAAAAAGGTGATTCTGATCGACGTCGACATGCGCAAGCCCTCGCTGCACAAGCATATCGGGGTCAAGCGGGACCACGGTGTCAGCAACTATCTGGCGGGCGAGGACGACTATCGTCCGCTCATCAGGGAAGTGATGCCGAATCTTGACTTCATTCCCGCCGGACCGTCTGTGCCAAGCGCTGCCGAATTGCTCAGTAGCGATCGGATGGCAGACTTTGTCAGGACGCTTGAGAAACATTATGATCATGTGATCGTCGATTCCGCCCCGATCATCGGGCTGGCCGACGCGCCGCTCCTCAGCCGGACCGTCGAAGCGGTGGTGGTCGTCATTGAGGCCGGCCGTGTTCCGGTCCGCGGCATCAATTCGGCGCTGTCACGATTGCGTTCGGCTGGGGCGCCGCTGATCGGCGTCATTTTGACGAAACTCGACAAGCGTGATTCGGAATATGGCTATGGATACGCATATTCCTATGAATATACGAGCCGAGGTGCCGAAACCGAGTCGGCCAGTGGCTGA
- a CDS encoding O-antigen ligase family protein translates to MAALILGGSGRDDVTSLIVLRPISMLALAVALCFLPRAVWQRNKALLTCAFAAVLLVALQLVPLPPAIWHALPGRDFVVAIDRAAGMPDIWRPVSLVPYRTANALMALALPVAVLLLALTIERERHYRIALLLLAGVFASALFGLLQIIGGEGNPFYLYRITNDGSAVGLFANRNHHSVALAMGFPLTAALVAMTMRRNEENSGALQWGGLAFAALLLPSLLVAQSRAGVLMGLVGLASVPFILKISPLQIAAGLGGRGVKWKMGLALAALVAVAFLTVQMTAFNSFDRLFASASGSEASLRFNTWPAAIRLAMESLPFGTGMGSFVEAYRVVEPDFMLRPQYMNHAHNDLIELFLTGGLPAMLLLAVSLVVVVRGYFRGSSEDRSGTSLMFRRLGAVLLLLVFLASCYDYPLRTPLMAAIFSLALTWTAGRSVGDQSSGERR, encoded by the coding sequence GTGGCCGCGCTGATCCTGGGAGGCAGCGGCCGCGACGATGTGACGTCGCTTATTGTCCTTCGCCCGATTTCGATGCTGGCGCTCGCGGTCGCCCTTTGCTTTTTGCCGCGCGCCGTTTGGCAACGGAACAAGGCGCTGCTGACGTGCGCGTTCGCGGCGGTCCTGCTGGTTGCCCTTCAATTGGTGCCGCTTCCCCCAGCGATCTGGCACGCCCTGCCTGGGCGCGACTTTGTTGTGGCGATCGACCGGGCGGCAGGCATGCCCGACATCTGGCGACCGGTGAGCCTGGTTCCCTATCGCACGGCGAACGCGCTGATGGCGCTGGCGCTTCCCGTCGCCGTGCTGTTGCTCGCGTTGACCATTGAGCGAGAACGCCATTACCGCATCGCGCTGCTCCTTCTGGCGGGGGTGTTCGCCTCCGCCTTGTTCGGTCTCCTTCAGATCATCGGGGGTGAAGGCAATCCCTTTTACCTGTACAGGATCACCAATGACGGATCCGCCGTTGGCCTTTTCGCCAATCGAAACCACCATTCGGTTGCGCTCGCCATGGGCTTTCCTCTGACCGCTGCGCTTGTCGCGATGACCATGCGCAGGAATGAGGAGAATTCTGGCGCGTTGCAATGGGGTGGGCTGGCTTTCGCTGCGCTATTGTTGCCATCCCTCCTTGTCGCGCAGTCCCGGGCGGGGGTTCTGATGGGCCTGGTCGGTTTGGCATCGGTGCCCTTCATCCTCAAGATATCGCCGTTGCAGATCGCGGCGGGGCTTGGGGGGCGCGGCGTGAAGTGGAAGATGGGGCTTGCGCTCGCCGCGCTTGTCGCGGTCGCTTTCCTGACCGTCCAGATGACAGCGTTCAATTCCTTCGACCGGCTGTTCGCGTCGGCTTCCGGCTCTGAAGCGTCGCTGCGTTTCAATACCTGGCCCGCGGCGATCCGGCTGGCAATGGAAAGTCTGCCGTTCGGGACGGGAATGGGAAGCTTTGTTGAAGCATATCGCGTCGTCGAACCCGATTTCATGTTGCGACCGCAGTATATGAATCATGCTCATAATGACCTCATCGAACTCTTTCTGACAGGCGGCTTGCCTGCGATGCTATTGCTCGCTGTGAGCCTGGTCGTCGTCGTGCGCGGCTATTTTCGCGGATCGTCGGAAGATCGGTCGGGAACCTCGCTGATGTTCCGGCGGCTGGGCGCCGTCCTCCTGCTGCTCGTCTTCCTGGCGAGCTGCTATGATTATCCGCTGCGGACGCCGCTTATGGCCGCGATTTTTTCGCTTGCGCTGACCTGGACAGCGGGGCGATCGGTTGGTGACCAATCGTCGGGCGAAAGGCGTTGA